One part of the Mycolicibacterium aromaticivorans JS19b1 = JCM 16368 genome encodes these proteins:
- a CDS encoding RidA family protein, which translates to MTGIREFAFTPADGVPPAVAPFAHATAAGQTLYVTGQMPTDTSGAVVGEDVAAQTDQVLANLLRVTELCGGGVADVVSVRAFLLDWDDYAAFNAAYARWFPDRLPSRTCVGTTGLAVGACVEIDWVCWRDDGWG; encoded by the coding sequence ATGACCGGTATTCGGGAGTTCGCGTTCACCCCGGCCGACGGTGTACCACCAGCGGTGGCGCCGTTCGCCCACGCGACGGCCGCGGGCCAAACCCTCTACGTCACCGGCCAGATGCCGACCGACACCAGCGGCGCGGTGGTCGGCGAGGATGTCGCGGCCCAGACCGATCAAGTGCTGGCCAACCTGCTGCGCGTCACCGAACTGTGTGGCGGCGGCGTGGCCGACGTGGTCTCGGTGCGGGCGTTTCTGCTCGACTGGGACGACTACGCCGCCTTCAACGCCGCCTACGCCCGGTGGTTCCCCGACCGGCTCCCGAGCCGAACCTGTGTCGGCACGACAGGTCTGGCCGTGGGCGCATGCGTCGAGATCGACTGGGTGTGCTGGCGCGACGACGGCTGGGGCTGA
- a CDS encoding TerC family protein, which yields MDITGSVWFITCAVILGLFVFDFYAHVRVPHEPTFTESAIWSSVYIGLAVVFGVVVWWLWGGTFAGEYFAGYVTEKALSVDNLFVFTVIMGTFAVPRAFQQKLLLIGIVLALVMRAGFIAVGAAAISTFSWVFYLFGLFLVLTAIKLAKEAGHEKEVEEKRDSRIIALVRRLVPTTDTYDGDKFLTKVDGSRVVTPMLLALIAIGFTDVLFALDSIPAIYGLTEQPYIVFTANAFALMGLRQLYFLIGGLLDRLVYLSYGLALILAFIGVKLVLHALHENSLPFINGGDHVTVPEISTGMSIGVIGVVLLVTTVASLVKTRGRASTPDSV from the coding sequence ATGGACATCACCGGATCGGTCTGGTTCATCACGTGCGCAGTCATCCTCGGGCTGTTCGTGTTCGACTTCTACGCCCACGTGCGGGTGCCGCACGAACCGACGTTCACAGAGTCGGCGATCTGGTCGTCGGTGTACATCGGCCTGGCGGTGGTGTTCGGGGTTGTCGTGTGGTGGCTGTGGGGTGGGACGTTCGCCGGCGAGTACTTTGCCGGGTACGTCACCGAGAAGGCCCTGTCCGTCGACAACCTGTTCGTCTTCACGGTGATCATGGGCACGTTCGCGGTGCCGCGGGCATTCCAGCAGAAACTGCTGCTGATCGGGATCGTGCTGGCGCTGGTGATGCGCGCCGGGTTCATCGCCGTGGGTGCTGCGGCCATCAGCACGTTCAGCTGGGTGTTCTACCTCTTCGGACTCTTCCTGGTGCTCACCGCGATCAAGCTCGCGAAGGAGGCCGGTCACGAGAAGGAGGTCGAGGAGAAGCGCGACAGCCGCATCATCGCGTTGGTGCGCCGCCTCGTCCCGACGACCGACACCTACGACGGCGACAAGTTCCTCACCAAGGTCGACGGTAGCCGCGTTGTCACGCCGATGTTGTTGGCGCTGATCGCAATCGGCTTCACCGACGTACTGTTCGCCCTCGACTCGATCCCGGCGATCTACGGGCTGACCGAACAGCCCTACATCGTGTTCACCGCCAACGCGTTCGCCTTGATGGGGCTGCGGCAGCTGTACTTCCTGATCGGTGGTCTGCTGGACCGCCTGGTGTACCTGTCTTACGGGCTGGCGCTGATCCTGGCGTTCATCGGTGTCAAGCTCGTGCTGCACGCCTTGCACGAGAACAGCCTTCCGTTCATCAACGGCGGCGACCATGTCACGGTCCCCGAGATCTCCACCGGCATGTCGATCGGCGTGATAGGGGTGGTACTGCTGGTGACGACGGTTGCGAGTCTGGTCAAGACGCGCGGGCGCGCGAGCACGCCTGATTCGGTCTAG
- a CDS encoding acetamidase/formamidase family protein, whose protein sequence is MAVHHLPATAQSVQWGFFDPRQAPALTVESGDLVTIETLTHHAGDAPDLLMDERISRVFAEVDDRGPGPHILTGPIAVSGARPGDVLQVDILEATPRLPYGSNLAGHWGYLYDEIPVERVTIYELDVNALQGRALFGYDWTATPLANEPGTIVAPDPGSREPALPGVVVPLRPHFGTMGVAPADPVRVSSVPPGDHGGNVDNWRIGVGGRMYYPVQVPGALLSVGDPHVSQGDGEVSGTALESSLNGLLRLTIRRDLPFTVPVLETATELLVHGFGDSLDTAMRCAALRTLQLLRCHFGLSRADAYSFMSVAVDFTVTQVVDQRQGVHGRIDKRCFPRWQNPAA, encoded by the coding sequence ATGGCAGTGCACCACCTCCCGGCGACCGCGCAATCGGTGCAGTGGGGCTTCTTCGACCCACGGCAGGCTCCGGCACTGACCGTCGAATCCGGCGACCTGGTGACGATCGAAACGCTGACCCATCACGCCGGCGACGCCCCGGATCTGCTGATGGACGAGCGTATTTCGCGGGTGTTCGCCGAAGTCGACGACCGTGGGCCGGGACCGCACATCCTCACCGGGCCGATCGCGGTCAGCGGCGCCCGACCGGGTGATGTGCTGCAGGTCGACATCCTGGAGGCCACCCCGCGCCTGCCGTACGGATCCAACCTGGCCGGGCACTGGGGCTACCTCTACGACGAGATCCCCGTCGAACGGGTCACCATCTACGAACTCGATGTCAACGCGCTGCAGGGACGGGCGCTGTTCGGCTACGACTGGACAGCGACCCCGTTGGCCAACGAGCCGGGCACGATCGTGGCACCCGACCCCGGGAGCCGCGAGCCTGCGCTGCCGGGAGTCGTGGTGCCGCTGCGGCCGCACTTCGGCACCATGGGTGTGGCGCCTGCCGATCCGGTGCGCGTCTCCTCGGTGCCGCCGGGCGATCACGGCGGCAACGTCGACAACTGGCGCATCGGGGTGGGCGGCCGGATGTATTACCCCGTTCAGGTGCCCGGCGCGCTGCTCTCGGTCGGTGACCCGCATGTCTCGCAGGGCGATGGTGAAGTCAGCGGTACCGCGCTGGAGTCATCACTGAACGGGTTGCTGCGCTTGACGATTCGCCGTGATCTGCCATTCACCGTGCCGGTCCTGGAAACCGCCACCGAGCTGCTGGTGCACGGCTTCGGGGACAGCCTGGACACGGCGATGAGGTGCGCGGCGCTGCGCACTCTGCAGCTGCTGCGTTGTCACTTCGGGTTGTCGCGGGCCGACGCATACTCGTTCATGTCGGTGGCAGTGGACTTCACCGTGACCCAGGTGGTCGACCAGCGTCAGGGCGTGCACGGCCGAATCGACAAGCGATGCTTCCCGCGGTGGCAGAATCCCGCCGCATGA
- a CDS encoding sulfotransferase family protein has translation MTTRSSTETLNLDDLTDPVLTETQRQILDYTESQHVTFDIDEMLAEAVQQAGSFDLADDDGFADRLAAHVAAIESDTGLRQLIRSSLRARVIRKVRNRLSLTDLLKRYPEIASIHIERPLIVVGMPRSGTTHLVNLIAQDRRRRALPYWEAEDPIPTLGQGPDVFGVDPRYTRVKAEHEALMASTPYVAAMHDRFPEAIEEEVELLDLDMAGYVLEWHARVPGWRDFYLGLDHVRHYGYLKKILQALTFLRGPRTWVLKSPQHAEQLTPLMTTFPDATVAFTHRDPVAVIQSAITMMAYSDRLRRTSIDPDWLVDYWSDRIHRLLTACVRDRDLVPADRSVDISFHHLNGNEMPVLTSFYDLAGIDIPPKVATRFQAYIDDNRRGAKGRIPYDLRRHFCVEPDELRSRFGFYFDRFDVRPEI, from the coding sequence ATGACGACGCGGTCATCAACGGAGACACTGAACCTCGACGATCTCACCGACCCCGTGCTGACCGAAACCCAGCGCCAGATCCTCGACTACACCGAGTCGCAGCACGTCACCTTCGACATCGACGAGATGCTCGCCGAAGCCGTGCAGCAGGCCGGCAGCTTCGACCTGGCCGACGACGACGGTTTCGCCGACCGGTTGGCCGCCCATGTGGCGGCCATCGAGTCCGACACCGGGCTACGCCAGCTGATCCGAAGCAGTCTGCGCGCCAGAGTGATTCGCAAGGTTCGCAACCGGCTGTCGCTGACCGACCTGCTCAAGCGCTACCCGGAGATCGCATCCATCCACATCGAGCGGCCACTGATCGTGGTCGGCATGCCCCGCTCGGGCACCACTCATCTGGTCAACCTGATCGCCCAGGATCGGCGCCGGCGTGCCCTGCCGTACTGGGAGGCCGAGGACCCGATTCCTACGCTCGGGCAGGGGCCCGACGTGTTCGGTGTCGATCCCCGCTACACCCGCGTCAAGGCCGAGCACGAGGCACTGATGGCCAGCACCCCGTACGTCGCGGCGATGCACGACCGATTCCCCGAGGCCATCGAGGAGGAAGTGGAACTACTCGATCTCGACATGGCCGGCTACGTTCTCGAATGGCATGCCCGTGTTCCGGGCTGGCGCGACTTCTACCTCGGCCTGGATCACGTCCGTCACTACGGTTACCTGAAGAAGATCCTGCAGGCGCTGACCTTCCTGCGCGGCCCGCGCACCTGGGTGCTGAAATCGCCGCAACATGCCGAGCAGCTCACTCCGCTGATGACCACCTTCCCCGATGCCACCGTCGCCTTCACCCATCGCGATCCCGTCGCGGTGATCCAGTCGGCGATCACGATGATGGCGTACTCGGATCGGTTGCGCCGCACCAGCATCGACCCGGACTGGTTGGTCGACTACTGGAGTGACCGGATCCACCGCCTGCTGACCGCCTGCGTGCGGGACCGGGATCTGGTGCCCGCCGACCGCAGCGTCGACATCAGCTTCCATCACCTGAACGGCAACGAGATGCCGGTACTCACCTCGTTCTACGATCTGGCCGGTATCGATATCCCGCCCAAGGTGGCCACGCGATTCCAGGCCTACATCGACGACAACCGCCGCGGCGCCAAGGGCCGCATCCCCTACGACCTGCGCCGTCACTTCTGTGTCGAGCCCGATGAATTGCGGTCACGGTTCGGGTTCTACTTCGACCGCTTCGACGTCCGCCCCGAGATCTGA
- a CDS encoding helix-turn-helix domain-containing protein — MTLNVDLAKTTGQASPPTQRVIAVMEMLGADPGRQFTLAEISRGLGISRATGHAILATLVAHEWVTRDPLSARYAWGPAIASLAKPADLFRDDLADLAAATGTQVYLARRDAGSLVIIDIAGETLAAPRIGRGTKTPFVAPFGRDYVAWSSPEVQQAWLEAIGQPSAALRGRISAVLNETRNRGFVVERLTREYLRVYSALQALSDDGEVDAITAQLARAFADLSVIDVLPDELGAGATHSIATVSAPIMTVDGVVTMSVTAAPFATLEASAITGLGDRVRATAAAIGERLNRYGDQA, encoded by the coding sequence ATGACGCTCAACGTAGACCTTGCCAAGACGACGGGTCAAGCGTCCCCGCCCACCCAGCGGGTGATCGCCGTGATGGAGATGCTCGGCGCCGATCCCGGCAGGCAGTTCACGCTCGCCGAGATCTCCCGCGGCCTCGGCATCAGTCGGGCCACCGGGCACGCGATCCTCGCCACGCTCGTCGCCCACGAGTGGGTCACCCGGGATCCGCTTTCGGCGCGATACGCCTGGGGACCGGCCATCGCCAGCCTCGCCAAGCCGGCCGACCTGTTCCGCGATGATCTGGCCGACCTGGCCGCGGCCACCGGCACCCAGGTGTACCTGGCCCGCAGGGACGCAGGCAGTCTGGTGATCATCGACATCGCCGGCGAGACGCTGGCGGCGCCACGGATCGGGCGGGGCACCAAGACTCCGTTCGTGGCGCCCTTCGGCCGTGATTATGTGGCCTGGTCGAGCCCGGAGGTCCAGCAGGCCTGGCTCGAGGCGATCGGCCAGCCCAGCGCCGCCCTTCGTGGCCGAATCTCGGCGGTGCTCAACGAAACTCGCAACCGGGGTTTCGTCGTGGAGCGGCTCACCCGGGAATACCTGCGGGTGTACTCCGCTCTGCAGGCCCTGTCCGATGACGGTGAGGTGGACGCGATCACCGCCCAGCTCGCGCGCGCCTTCGCAGATCTCAGCGTGATCGACGTGCTTCCCGATGAATTGGGCGCCGGCGCCACCCACAGCATCGCGACGGTGTCGGCGCCGATCATGACCGTCGACGGTGTGGTGACCATGTCGGTCACCGCCGCGCCGTTCGCCACGCTGGAGGCGTCGGCGATCACCGGCCTGGGAGATCGGGTGCGTGCCACCGCCGCCGCGATCGGGGAGCGGTTGAACCGCTACGGCGATCAGGCCTAG
- a CDS encoding MBL fold metallo-hydrolase, whose protein sequence is MAPAAAEHAEEVAPGIWCSPGLTNAYLLTTSDGRVLVNTGMGFEAPVHRAVFDAVDSSPVRYILITQGHYDHVGGLDTLCDPDTTVVAQANWEQWRDDNERLLPYRANRSAFAFSDRLTGGIAKIQQRFGKKLPPQSAGRADIVVDDRLSLTVGERRFELIATPGGETTDSMVIWLPDERICLCSNTFGPVFGHIPNLVTMRGDRYRDALTVIDTIERVRSLRPDVLLTGHFDPIRGADLIDAELTRLRDAVHYLHDETVAGMNAGKDVRTLMREITLPAHLEVGQGYGKVAWNVRAIWENYSGWFHHQSTTELYPTGADAVSADLVELSGAAALTARARRHLTDGRPLEAIHLAEVVTDTAPDDAAARAVLKDAHERLLADSVNFWESAWLTKQIERYT, encoded by the coding sequence ATGGCTCCTGCCGCCGCCGAACACGCCGAGGAAGTCGCTCCCGGGATCTGGTGCTCGCCCGGGCTGACCAACGCCTACCTGCTCACCACCTCCGACGGTCGCGTGCTCGTCAATACCGGGATGGGATTCGAAGCCCCGGTGCACCGCGCGGTCTTCGACGCCGTCGATTCCTCACCGGTGCGCTACATCCTGATCACCCAGGGCCACTACGACCACGTCGGCGGCCTGGACACCCTGTGCGATCCGGACACCACGGTGGTGGCACAGGCGAATTGGGAGCAATGGCGCGACGACAATGAGCGGCTGCTGCCCTACCGGGCCAATCGCAGTGCGTTCGCGTTCTCCGACAGACTAACCGGTGGTATCGCCAAGATCCAGCAGCGCTTCGGCAAGAAGCTGCCGCCCCAGAGCGCCGGGCGAGCCGACATCGTTGTCGACGACCGGTTGTCGCTGACGGTCGGAGAGCGCCGTTTCGAGCTGATCGCCACTCCGGGCGGGGAAACCACCGACTCGATGGTGATCTGGCTGCCTGATGAGCGGATCTGCCTGTGCAGCAACACCTTCGGACCCGTTTTCGGTCACATCCCCAATCTGGTCACCATGCGCGGCGACCGCTATCGGGATGCGCTCACGGTGATCGACACCATCGAGCGGGTTCGGTCACTGCGGCCCGACGTGCTGCTCACCGGACACTTCGACCCCATCCGCGGGGCCGACCTGATCGACGCCGAGCTGACCCGACTGCGCGATGCCGTGCACTACCTGCACGACGAGACGGTGGCCGGGATGAACGCCGGTAAAGACGTCCGGACGCTGATGCGCGAGATCACGTTGCCCGCCCACCTGGAGGTCGGCCAGGGCTACGGCAAGGTGGCCTGGAATGTGCGGGCGATCTGGGAGAACTACTCCGGGTGGTTCCATCACCAGTCGACCACCGAGCTGTACCCCACCGGGGCCGACGCCGTGAGCGCAGACCTCGTGGAGTTGTCCGGCGCCGCGGCCCTGACCGCGCGCGCCCGGCGCCACCTCACCGATGGCCGGCCGCTGGAGGCCATCCACCTCGCCGAAGTCGTCACCGACACCGCCCCAGATGACGCCGCCGCGCGGGCGGTGCTCAAGGACGCCCACGAGCGGCTGCTGGCCGACAGCGTCAACTTCTGGGAAAGCGCGTGGCTGACCAAGCAGATCGAAAGGTACACATGA